A single region of the Bdellovibrio sp. GT3 genome encodes:
- a CDS encoding beta-ketoacyl-ACP synthase III, producing MAGMYRSRVAGIGSYLPEKILSNFDLEKMVETSNQWIVERTGIERRHIAAEGEGTSDLCLRAAQKAIADANLTAQDIDMIIVGTVTGDRQMPSTACYVQSKLGCRNIVAFDLNAACSGFLYSVSIADQFIRTGMYKNVLVLGAEVLSRFVNFKDRETCILFGDGAGAWVLQRAEEGDKNVIASSHLHADGDLAELLTLPGGGSLMPQSQYVLDNNLHYVSMKGREIFKNAVRTMALCCKEALEANNMSADDVDWIVPHQANKRIVEAVADQFKFPMERVILYLHETGNTSSASIPLAFDWAVQNGKIKRGQTILLTAFGAGLTSGSVLLRY from the coding sequence ATGGCAGGAATGTATCGATCTCGTGTAGCAGGGATAGGCTCTTATCTACCTGAAAAGATTCTTTCAAATTTCGATTTGGAGAAGATGGTGGAGACGTCCAATCAATGGATCGTAGAACGCACTGGGATCGAACGCCGCCATATCGCAGCCGAAGGTGAAGGCACATCTGATCTTTGCCTTCGTGCCGCTCAAAAAGCTATCGCAGACGCGAATCTCACAGCACAAGATATTGATATGATCATCGTCGGCACTGTTACTGGTGATCGTCAGATGCCTTCCACAGCCTGTTACGTACAAAGTAAACTGGGTTGCCGCAATATCGTGGCTTTTGATTTGAATGCGGCCTGCTCGGGTTTCCTTTATTCTGTTTCTATTGCTGATCAATTTATCCGTACAGGCATGTACAAAAACGTTTTGGTTCTTGGGGCCGAGGTTCTTTCTCGCTTTGTGAATTTCAAAGACCGTGAAACATGCATCCTGTTTGGTGATGGTGCGGGCGCTTGGGTGCTTCAACGCGCCGAAGAGGGTGATAAAAATGTTATCGCCTCCTCTCACCTTCACGCGGATGGTGATTTGGCCGAGCTTCTGACACTTCCAGGTGGCGGCAGTTTGATGCCTCAATCCCAATACGTTCTCGACAACAATTTGCACTACGTTTCCATGAAAGGTCGCGAGATCTTCAAGAACGCAGTTCGCACAATGGCTCTATGCTGCAAAGAAGCGTTGGAAGCGAACAACATGTCTGCTGATGATGTAGACTGGATTGTTCCTCACCAAGCCAACAAGCGCATCGTGGAAGCTGTTGCTGATCAATTTAAATTCCCAATGGAGCGTGTGATTCTTTACCTTCATGAAACAGGTAATACATCTTCAGCTTCAATCCCGTTGGCCTTTGACTGGGCCGTTCAAAATGGAAAAATCAAACGTGGTCAAACGATCTTGCTTACTGCATTTGGTGCAGGCTTGACGTCTGGATCCGTTCTATTGAGGTACTAA
- a CDS encoding M23 family metallopeptidase — MTPGWKQLVNFAGCIFVTGLLGSCSTYHTPLSRELSTGSYSAGRETASDQPLTIHNEERSFDWPVDSARMTRGFLPNKRRPHLGIDLAAPKGTPILAAQGGTVIYAGREFRGYGKMVLIESGDGWATLYAHFDKILVSEGQKVRKGEVVGAMGRTGRATGVHLHFEIRKNRGPIDPLPLLPTTSATATAQL; from the coding sequence ATGACACCAGGATGGAAACAACTAGTTAACTTTGCAGGATGCATTTTCGTCACAGGACTTTTAGGGTCTTGCTCGACCTATCACACTCCATTATCACGTGAACTCTCAACAGGTTCATACTCTGCCGGTCGCGAAACAGCTTCAGACCAACCACTGACAATTCATAACGAGGAACGCTCTTTTGATTGGCCTGTGGATAGCGCGCGCATGACCCGTGGCTTTTTACCAAACAAACGCAGACCTCATTTGGGTATTGATTTGGCAGCCCCTAAAGGGACGCCAATATTGGCAGCCCAGGGCGGAACCGTGATCTATGCCGGCCGTGAGTTCAGAGGTTATGGAAAAATGGTTCTGATCGAGTCTGGCGACGGCTGGGCCACATTGTATGCTCACTTCGACAAGATATTGGTTTCCGAAGGACAAAAGGTTCGCAAAGGCGAGGTCGTCGGAGCGATGGGACGCACAGGACGCGCAACCGGTGTTCACTTGCACTTTGAAATTCGCAAAAACCGTGGCCCCATTGATCCACTGCCACTTTTACCGACAACTTCAGCTACCGCGACAGCACAGCTGTAA
- the fabF gene encoding beta-ketoacyl-ACP synthase II: MTSRFERPSIPQRRVVVTGVGAVTPLGNTIEESWSNAKKGVTGIAPITKFDTTGFDVTFAGEVKGFNADQYIEKKEQKKMDEFIHYSIAASKMAVEMAKLELSEKEKATTGVIIGVGIGGLQNLEETSIKMKEKGPGRVSPFFIPSVITNLAAGQVSISLGLKGPNYSVTSACASGVHSIGDAVRYIRDGVADVMLAGGAEATICRLAVGGFAAMRALSTRNDAPEKASRPWDKDRDGFVLGEGAAMLVIESLEHAEKRGAKILCEITGYGVSSDAYHMTSPAPEGAGGYAAMSMALKDSGLKATDIQYINAHGTSTPVGDGLETAAIKNLLGDHAKNVMVSSTKSMTGHALGAAGAIESAFCVMAIRDQIAPPTLNLDNPSEDCDLDYVPHKAREAKIDNVLNNSFGFGGTNACMIFSKFKN, encoded by the coding sequence ATGACATCCCGATTTGAACGTCCATCCATTCCACAAAGAAGAGTCGTCGTAACTGGTGTTGGCGCCGTTACTCCCCTTGGTAATACCATTGAGGAGAGCTGGTCCAATGCAAAAAAAGGTGTGACTGGCATTGCCCCGATCACCAAATTTGATACGACAGGCTTCGATGTGACTTTTGCCGGTGAAGTGAAAGGCTTTAATGCTGATCAGTACATCGAGAAAAAAGAACAGAAGAAAATGGATGAGTTCATTCACTATTCAATCGCCGCTTCAAAAATGGCGGTTGAAATGGCGAAATTGGAGCTTTCTGAAAAAGAGAAAGCGACAACGGGAGTTATCATTGGTGTGGGTATCGGCGGGTTGCAAAACCTTGAAGAGACCTCCATCAAGATGAAAGAAAAAGGACCTGGACGTGTAAGTCCGTTCTTTATCCCAAGCGTGATCACAAACCTGGCTGCGGGTCAGGTTTCAATTTCCTTGGGCCTTAAAGGTCCAAATTATTCTGTTACATCCGCTTGCGCATCTGGCGTTCACTCTATCGGAGATGCAGTTCGCTACATCCGTGATGGTGTTGCTGATGTGATGTTGGCTGGTGGCGCAGAAGCGACTATCTGCCGTTTGGCCGTTGGCGGCTTCGCTGCGATGAGAGCTCTCTCCACTCGCAATGATGCCCCTGAAAAAGCCAGCCGACCTTGGGATAAAGACCGCGATGGTTTTGTTCTGGGCGAAGGTGCTGCGATGTTGGTTATTGAATCTTTGGAGCATGCGGAAAAACGTGGCGCTAAGATTCTTTGCGAAATCACAGGTTACGGCGTTTCTTCGGATGCGTACCACATGACTTCCCCAGCGCCTGAAGGTGCCGGTGGTTATGCGGCGATGTCCATGGCTTTGAAAGACTCCGGTCTTAAAGCCACTGATATCCAATACATCAATGCACACGGAACCAGTACTCCAGTGGGCGATGGTTTGGAAACTGCGGCGATCAAAAACCTTTTGGGTGATCACGCGAAAAACGTGATGGTCTCCAGTACTAAATCCATGACCGGGCACGCGTTGGGTGCGGCTGGTGCGATTGAATCCGCTTTCTGTGTGATGGCAATTCGCGATCAGATTGCTCCGCCAACTTTGAACTTGGATAACCCAAGTGAAGACTGCGACCTGGACTATGTTCCTCACAAAGCACGTGAGGCGAAGATCGACAACGTTCTGAACAACAGCTTCGGCTTTGGCGGAACAAATGCTTGCATGATCTTCTCTAAATTTAAAAACTAA
- the fabG gene encoding 3-oxoacyl-[acyl-carrier-protein] reductase encodes MSGNSLQGKKIVVTGGSRGIGAAIVKLLADEGAQIAFTYSSREEAAQQVAHTLKGEGHFYIKMDVANEQSVNEAVDHILEKWSDVDGVVNNAGITKDQLLLRMKAEDFDSVVSTNLRGTFLVTKAFTKSMMKARKGSIVNITSVIGQTGNAGQANYAASKAGTVAFAKSVALELASRNVRVNNVAPGYIATEMTDVLPEEVKNKILEKVPLNKIGEGTDVAQAVRFLLSDESKYITGQTLSVNGGMFME; translated from the coding sequence ATGAGCGGAAATTCACTTCAAGGTAAGAAAATCGTAGTAACCGGTGGCAGCCGTGGTATCGGCGCCGCTATTGTTAAACTTCTTGCTGATGAAGGCGCGCAAATTGCCTTCACATACTCTTCTCGTGAAGAAGCTGCACAACAAGTTGCTCACACTCTAAAAGGCGAAGGTCACTTCTATATCAAAATGGACGTGGCAAACGAACAGTCCGTGAATGAGGCTGTTGATCACATCCTTGAAAAATGGTCTGACGTTGACGGCGTTGTGAACAATGCCGGAATCACCAAGGATCAATTGTTGTTGCGCATGAAAGCAGAGGATTTTGACTCTGTCGTTTCCACAAATCTTCGTGGAACTTTCCTGGTAACAAAAGCATTTACAAAATCCATGATGAAGGCTCGCAAGGGCTCGATCGTTAACATCACTTCTGTCATTGGCCAAACTGGCAACGCCGGACAAGCCAACTATGCAGCTTCCAAAGCTGGTACAGTTGCATTTGCTAAATCTGTTGCACTAGAATTGGCATCAAGAAACGTGCGCGTGAACAACGTGGCGCCTGGTTACATCGCGACTGAAATGACGGATGTTTTGCCAGAAGAAGTGAAAAATAAAATCTTGGAAAAAGTGCCATTGAACAAAATCGGAGAAGGCACCGACGTCGCTCAAGCAGTCAGATTCCTGCTAAGTGATGAATCCAAGTACATCACCGGCCAAACACTAAGCGTGAATGGCGGGATGTTCATGGAGTGA
- the fabD gene encoding ACP S-malonyltransferase has product MFTLVFPGQGSQQPGMGRFLSDNFKIAQHVFEEGSEALKQDMKKLCFEGSEADLALTENTQPALLLVSTATQKVLRSEFGVKVHSAAGHSIGEYAALVAADVIRFDQAMQAVRTRGQAMQSAVPVGQGGMVAVLGLEPDQVETLCQWTVKNSGFGPLSAANFNSPGQIVISGSMKAINWLKDNFKPEAIWAEAPKRAKLIPLQVSAPFHCEMMKPAEDTMRLVLTAMEFKTAAFPIVQNFNAKFETEGANLRENLIRQVSAPVRWTQSMETLKASGHSQVIECGAGKVIQGLLKKIDGDFFKVMTTTSMEDLKTIEDFLKATSH; this is encoded by the coding sequence ATGTTCACTCTGGTATTTCCCGGACAAGGCAGCCAACAACCTGGCATGGGCCGTTTTTTATCCGATAACTTCAAAATCGCTCAACATGTTTTCGAAGAGGGCTCTGAAGCTCTGAAACAAGACATGAAAAAACTGTGCTTCGAAGGTTCTGAAGCAGATCTAGCTTTGACTGAAAACACTCAACCCGCTTTGTTGCTGGTCTCGACCGCGACTCAAAAAGTTTTGCGCTCTGAGTTTGGCGTAAAGGTTCACTCCGCAGCAGGTCACTCCATTGGTGAATATGCAGCTTTGGTTGCAGCCGATGTGATTCGCTTTGATCAGGCGATGCAAGCGGTGCGCACTCGCGGACAAGCGATGCAATCTGCAGTACCAGTTGGTCAAGGTGGCATGGTGGCTGTTTTGGGTCTTGAACCTGATCAAGTTGAAACACTTTGCCAATGGACAGTGAAAAATTCTGGTTTTGGTCCGCTGTCAGCAGCAAACTTCAACTCCCCAGGGCAGATCGTAATTTCTGGCTCTATGAAGGCAATCAACTGGTTGAAAGATAATTTTAAACCAGAAGCTATCTGGGCCGAGGCACCAAAGCGTGCGAAGCTGATTCCCCTACAAGTGTCTGCTCCTTTCCACTGTGAAATGATGAAACCTGCAGAAGACACTATGCGTTTGGTTTTGACCGCGATGGAATTCAAAACAGCGGCATTCCCTATCGTACAAAACTTCAATGCTAAATTTGAAACTGAGGGCGCAAACCTTCGCGAAAATTTGATCCGTCAAGTTTCAGCACCGGTGCGCTGGACACAATCCATGGAGACTTTAAAAGCTTCTGGACACTCTCAAGTTATCGAATGTGGCGCTGGAAAAGTTATCCAAGGGTTGCTAAAGAAAATTGATGGCGACTTCTTTAAAGTAATGACCACAACTAGCATGGAAGACCTCAAAACTATTGAGGATTTTTTGAAAGCTACGAGTCATTGA
- a CDS encoding bifunctional alpha,alpha-trehalose-phosphate synthase (UDP-forming)/trehalose-phosphatase: protein MISKSKRIFVSNRLPFSINSKGDLKRGSGGLVSALMGVCQNEPFAWFGFETDASHAAKIPEAAKKILPDLDCYPVVLSKDKYDKYYNGFANDIIWPLFHYESHLANFNRKNWEQYKEANKLMAQEIAKVATPGVTVWIHDFHFMTLPEYLRELVPDIKIGFFLHIPFPSAELFRQLPVREEILRGLLNCDLVGFHEHSYLRQFVVSLKACLGVDSSFFRAEYNGRTTHFGVYPISIEGDEIKEKSCSEAVLQKVESYKSNGNAPFMILGIDRLDYTKGLELKLRGLQAALRKYPELVGQVSLMQVAIPTREKVPAYMKIKKEVDQLVGNINGEFGSPDYNPVHYVFNSVSETELLALYRRASSVLVTSKRDGMNLVAMEYVMSQDLQDPGVLILSEFAGAASLLSDALIVNPWDVDAIADAIYQAYQMDLEERTNRMEHLQAILSRYSSSKWARGFLKELESVHQSVAITPKNLKPQKSAWSDEFNQNLIQGRLKVLIDYDGTIVPIAKRPEQVVLMEETRDLLRELGQNADVYVISGRTREFLDAQLKGLDLGLIAEHGAFYREPHGPWESRISTDVQSWYPHVERIMNDYSERVPLSFVEKKKACLVWHFRLSPTDFAAFQSKKLDDELQVGMANEPVSISLGNKIVEAKAVECNKGNFVRWLMKEKGNASKILCLGDDRTDEDMFIALGKAGISIKVGDGKTAARYRLKHQNEVAPFLRELIQFVSENQEAEVRA from the coding sequence ATGATATCAAAGTCCAAAAGAATCTTCGTCAGTAATCGTTTGCCATTCAGTATAAATAGCAAAGGTGATTTGAAAAGAGGAAGTGGGGGACTGGTATCAGCATTGATGGGTGTTTGTCAGAATGAACCCTTTGCGTGGTTTGGATTTGAAACAGATGCTTCGCATGCCGCAAAAATTCCTGAGGCTGCTAAAAAGATTCTTCCGGATTTGGATTGCTATCCTGTGGTGCTAAGTAAAGACAAGTATGACAAGTACTACAACGGATTTGCGAATGATATTATCTGGCCACTTTTTCACTATGAAAGTCATCTCGCCAACTTCAATCGCAAAAATTGGGAGCAGTATAAAGAAGCCAATAAACTGATGGCCCAGGAGATAGCGAAAGTTGCAACTCCTGGAGTCACTGTTTGGATTCATGATTTTCATTTTATGACCTTGCCTGAGTATTTGCGCGAGCTTGTGCCCGATATTAAAATTGGATTTTTTCTACATATACCATTTCCCAGTGCCGAATTGTTCAGACAGCTTCCGGTGCGCGAGGAAATTTTGCGCGGACTTTTGAACTGTGATCTGGTGGGATTTCATGAACACTCGTATTTACGACAGTTTGTTGTAAGTCTGAAAGCCTGTCTTGGTGTGGATTCATCCTTTTTCCGCGCAGAGTACAATGGGCGCACCACTCACTTCGGTGTTTATCCCATCAGTATTGAAGGCGATGAAATTAAGGAAAAATCCTGTTCAGAAGCGGTTCTGCAGAAAGTGGAGTCTTATAAAAGCAACGGCAATGCGCCGTTTATGATTTTGGGTATTGATCGCCTTGATTACACCAAAGGATTGGAACTTAAACTCAGGGGGCTGCAAGCGGCTCTTAGAAAGTACCCGGAGTTGGTCGGTCAGGTTTCCCTTATGCAGGTGGCGATTCCTACGCGGGAAAAAGTTCCAGCCTACATGAAAATAAAAAAAGAAGTCGACCAGCTTGTGGGCAACATCAACGGAGAATTTGGTTCGCCGGACTACAATCCGGTTCACTACGTTTTTAATTCTGTTTCTGAAACCGAGCTTTTAGCGTTGTATCGCAGAGCCAGTTCCGTGCTGGTCACAAGCAAGCGTGATGGTATGAATCTGGTGGCTATGGAGTACGTGATGTCCCAGGATTTGCAGGATCCGGGTGTCTTGATATTAAGTGAGTTTGCCGGTGCGGCGTCATTGTTAAGTGATGCATTGATTGTGAATCCCTGGGATGTTGACGCAATCGCAGACGCGATTTATCAAGCCTATCAGATGGATCTGGAGGAGCGGACAAATCGCATGGAGCATCTGCAGGCGATTTTATCCCGTTACTCATCAAGCAAATGGGCCCGTGGTTTTTTAAAAGAACTGGAAAGTGTTCATCAATCTGTGGCAATCACTCCCAAGAATCTGAAACCCCAGAAAAGTGCATGGTCAGATGAATTTAATCAGAACCTGATTCAAGGCCGGTTAAAGGTTTTGATCGACTATGATGGAACTATAGTGCCGATTGCCAAAAGACCTGAACAAGTTGTGCTGATGGAGGAGACTCGGGATTTATTGCGGGAGCTTGGACAGAATGCCGATGTTTATGTGATCAGTGGTCGCACCCGGGAGTTTTTGGATGCACAGCTAAAAGGACTTGATCTGGGATTGATTGCCGAACATGGGGCTTTCTATCGTGAGCCCCATGGTCCCTGGGAAAGTCGTATCTCCACAGACGTTCAATCCTGGTATCCCCATGTGGAGAGAATCATGAACGACTACTCTGAAAGAGTCCCATTGTCGTTTGTTGAAAAAAAGAAGGCCTGTCTGGTTTGGCACTTTCGATTGTCTCCGACCGACTTTGCAGCGTTTCAGTCCAAAAAACTGGATGATGAATTGCAAGTTGGTATGGCAAATGAACCTGTTTCGATCAGCCTGGGTAATAAGATTGTTGAAGCCAAAGCGGTCGAGTGCAACAAAGGGAACTTTGTCCGTTGGTTGATGAAGGAAAAAGGAAATGCCAGCAAGATCCTATGTCTGGGGGATGATCGCACGGACGAGGATATGTTTATTGCTCTTGGTAAGGCTGGCATCTCGATCAAGGTGGGAGATGGCAAAACAGCAGCAAGATACCGCTTGAAACATCAAAACGAAGTAGCGCCCTTTTTACGGGAATTGATTCAGTTTGTAAGTGAAAACCAGGAAGCCGAAGTTAGGGCATAA
- the acpP gene encoding acyl carrier protein, producing the protein MALHPKVKDIIVEQLGVDPDKVKPEASFIDDLGADSLDIVELVMAMEEEFDLEIPDEDAEKLKTVQDVASYLEKKGKA; encoded by the coding sequence ATGGCATTGCATCCAAAAGTAAAAGACATCATCGTAGAACAACTTGGCGTAGATCCAGATAAAGTTAAGCCTGAAGCTTCTTTCATCGACGATCTTGGTGCAGACAGCTTGGATATCGTTGAGCTAGTAATGGCTATGGAAGAAGAATTCGATCTTGAAATCCCAGACGAAGACGCTGAAAAGCTTAAGACTGTTCAAGACGTTGCTTCTTACCTGGAAAAAAAAGGTAAAGCGTAG
- the glyA gene encoding serine hydroxymethyltransferase produces MHSTSLPLSQVDSEVFAVIQKESERQQYGLEMIASENYTSKAVMEAQGSILTNKYAEGYPGKRYYGGCVNVDTVETLAIERAKKLFGMNFANVQPHSGSQANMGVYLAACKAGDTILGMDLSHGGHLTHGSPVNFSGMLFKAASYKLDPETGRINYDTIRSVAKETKPRLIIAGYSAYPRVLDFAKFKEIAVEVGADLLVDMAHFAGLVATGHHPSPAEYADYVTTTTHKTLRGPRGGMILTNSEEKAKIMNSRIFPGIQGGPLEHVIAGKAVAFGEALKPEFKAYSQKVIDNAKALSEELLSQGFKLVTGGTDNHLMLIDLSDREITGKVAEIALDEAGITVNKNTVPNEKRSPFVTSGIRVGTPALTTRGMGTSEMKQIGKWIAQVLNSADNADLKNKVHSEVKEMCKHFPIY; encoded by the coding sequence ATGCATTCGACGTCTTTACCACTATCTCAAGTTGATTCTGAAGTATTCGCTGTGATTCAAAAGGAATCCGAGCGCCAGCAATATGGCCTTGAGATGATCGCTTCTGAAAACTATACGTCGAAAGCCGTGATGGAAGCTCAGGGCTCCATCTTGACCAACAAGTATGCTGAAGGCTATCCAGGCAAACGCTACTACGGTGGTTGTGTTAACGTGGATACTGTTGAAACCCTGGCGATTGAACGCGCCAAAAAACTTTTCGGAATGAATTTCGCGAACGTTCAGCCGCACTCTGGATCCCAGGCCAATATGGGTGTTTACTTGGCCGCTTGCAAAGCTGGCGACACTATCTTGGGCATGGATCTGTCCCACGGTGGACATTTGACTCACGGTTCTCCGGTGAATTTCTCCGGGATGCTATTCAAAGCAGCCTCTTACAAACTGGATCCAGAAACAGGTCGTATTAATTACGACACCATTCGAAGTGTAGCCAAAGAAACCAAACCAAGATTGATCATCGCTGGTTACTCCGCGTATCCGCGCGTTCTGGATTTCGCTAAATTCAAAGAGATCGCCGTCGAAGTGGGCGCAGACCTTTTGGTCGACATGGCTCACTTTGCAGGTCTTGTGGCTACAGGCCACCACCCGTCTCCGGCTGAATATGCGGATTATGTGACTACGACGACTCACAAAACTTTGCGCGGTCCTCGTGGCGGGATGATTCTAACGAACTCTGAGGAAAAAGCGAAGATCATGAACTCACGCATATTCCCGGGAATTCAGGGCGGCCCCCTTGAGCATGTGATCGCTGGAAAAGCTGTTGCCTTCGGTGAAGCCTTGAAGCCTGAATTCAAAGCGTACAGCCAAAAAGTCATCGACAATGCGAAGGCTTTGTCTGAGGAGCTTTTGTCTCAAGGATTTAAACTGGTTACTGGCGGAACTGACAATCACTTGATGTTGATTGATCTTTCCGATCGTGAAATCACGGGCAAGGTTGCAGAAATCGCCTTGGATGAAGCTGGTATCACTGTGAATAAAAACACGGTGCCAAATGAAAAACGCTCTCCGTTTGTCACAAGTGGTATTCGAGTTGGAACGCCAGCTCTTACAACGCGTGGAATGGGAACTTCAGAAATGAAGCAAATTGGAAAGTGGATTGCGCAGGTTTTGAACAGCGCAGACAATGCAGACCTAAAAAACAAAGTGCACAGCGAAGTAAAAGAGATGTGCAAACACTTCCCGATCTACTAA
- a CDS encoding glycoside hydrolase family 15 protein: MSVKTNPLNSHRYNLGLIGNCAYSGLVDQDANIRWLCWPRFDSSFIFGSLIDDEKGGEFSIKPATKDFKSTQEYIKNTNILCTRFETKDGAFEVIDFAPRFNLYERYHKPLMLFRKVKKLSGQPRINVKCHPVGDYGKKIPQRLMGSNHIRYEGLEQPVRLTTNASISYINEEKSFVVNDDLYFVLSWGVPFEAPLETTFEDFLKRTEKYWNTWVEHCHLPSVFQKEVIRSALALKLHQYEDTGAITAATTTSLPEIDQEGRNWDYRFCWVRDTYYTLSALNSLGQFEEMKKYTSFIENLDIDNLENLQPCYRIDGTKEMTEIVEDLNGYMGNKPVRVGNQAGSQIQHDVYGQVLLTFFKLYTDERLNVKKSSPQIIKSILKHIERYMEAPDNGVWEFRGKQSVHTYTLMFHWAGALAAKSIAKSIEDQDMLVRAEKAVQHAAQLIEKSYSPAKKAYAQALGTDEMDACMLQLITLGYFKNKSPEAAMDHLEAIRKELELSPGFFLRYKHADDFGVQKSAFLVCSFWYIEALANLGHASEAEKLLKRVITTQNHVGLMSEDYDVEMNSQWGNFPQTYSHVGLINCAFAIDRALNSPAFFIHE, translated from the coding sequence ATGTCTGTAAAAACCAATCCATTAAATTCACACCGTTATAATTTGGGCCTCATAGGCAATTGCGCTTATTCAGGCCTGGTAGATCAAGACGCCAACATCCGCTGGTTATGCTGGCCGCGATTCGATTCAAGTTTTATTTTTGGGTCCTTGATAGATGATGAAAAAGGCGGAGAATTTTCGATCAAGCCTGCGACAAAGGATTTCAAATCAACACAGGAGTATATCAAGAACACAAATATTCTTTGCACTCGTTTTGAGACAAAGGATGGTGCATTTGAGGTGATAGATTTCGCACCGAGATTTAATCTCTATGAAAGATATCATAAACCCTTAATGCTGTTTCGCAAAGTAAAAAAGCTCTCGGGACAACCGCGCATAAACGTGAAATGCCACCCAGTTGGAGATTACGGAAAAAAAATTCCGCAACGTCTCATGGGCAGCAATCACATTCGCTACGAAGGACTAGAACAACCTGTTCGCCTTACAACAAATGCATCAATCAGCTATATCAATGAGGAAAAATCATTTGTGGTGAATGATGATCTCTATTTTGTTTTAAGCTGGGGTGTTCCCTTCGAAGCTCCACTTGAAACAACATTTGAAGATTTCTTAAAACGCACAGAAAAATACTGGAACACCTGGGTGGAACACTGTCATTTACCAAGTGTGTTTCAAAAAGAAGTGATTCGCTCTGCACTGGCATTAAAGCTTCATCAGTATGAAGACACTGGAGCCATTACTGCGGCCACAACCACCAGCCTGCCTGAGATTGATCAAGAAGGTCGCAACTGGGACTATCGCTTTTGCTGGGTGCGAGATACTTATTATACTTTATCGGCATTGAACTCTTTGGGTCAGTTTGAAGAGATGAAGAAATATACTTCCTTCATCGAAAATCTGGATATCGACAATCTTGAAAATCTGCAACCGTGCTATCGCATTGATGGCACCAAAGAGATGACCGAGATCGTTGAGGATCTCAATGGATATATGGGTAATAAGCCAGTTCGCGTGGGAAATCAGGCTGGCAGTCAGATTCAGCACGATGTTTATGGCCAGGTCCTGCTGACTTTCTTTAAACTTTACACTGATGAACGACTGAATGTTAAAAAATCCTCACCGCAAATTATCAAATCGATCCTGAAACACATTGAACGTTACATGGAGGCACCCGATAACGGAGTATGGGAATTCCGCGGCAAACAATCAGTTCATACTTATACACTGATGTTTCATTGGGCAGGGGCGCTGGCTGCAAAGTCGATCGCAAAATCCATCGAAGATCAGGATATGTTAGTCCGTGCGGAAAAAGCTGTTCAGCATGCTGCCCAATTGATTGAAAAATCTTACTCCCCTGCCAAAAAAGCATATGCGCAGGCGCTGGGCACTGACGAGATGGACGCCTGCATGCTTCAATTGATCACGCTGGGCTACTTTAAGAACAAATCACCCGAAGCGGCCATGGATCACCTGGAAGCGATTCGCAAGGAACTGGAGCTGTCTCCAGGCTTCTTCCTGCGCTACAAGCACGCGGATGATTTCGGCGTGCAAAAGTCAGCGTTTTTGGTTTGCAGTTTTTGGTATATCGAAGCCTTGGCAAACTTAGGGCACGCGAGTGAGGCCGAGAAGCTGCTCAAGCGTGTGATCACGACACAGAATCACGTGGGACTTATGAGCGAGGACTACGATGTCGAGATGAACAGTCAGTGGGGAAACTTCCCGCAGACATACAGTCACGTCGGATTGATCAACTGTGCTTTTGCGATCGACCGGGCTTTGAATTCCCCGGCTTTCTTTATTCACGAATAA
- a CDS encoding RpiB/LacA/LacB family sugar-phosphate isomerase, with the protein MIIYIGSDHAGLDLKLKVMSAMPDIEWKDQGTLTADSVDYPDYADKVCKELTKVEILNQKSGTIDPLEGPAMGVLICGSGQGMAIRANRFPQIRAALCWNEDIARLSREHNNANIIALSERFISPDLAVKMIKIFLSTKFQGGRHQTRVDKLATDTGC; encoded by the coding sequence ATGATTATTTATATCGGCAGCGACCATGCTGGGTTGGATTTAAAACTTAAAGTGATGTCTGCAATGCCGGACATTGAATGGAAAGATCAGGGCACATTAACTGCAGACTCTGTTGATTATCCGGACTATGCCGACAAAGTTTGCAAAGAACTGACAAAGGTCGAAATCCTAAATCAAAAATCCGGAACTATCGATCCCTTGGAAGGCCCTGCGATGGGTGTATTGATCTGCGGATCAGGACAAGGCATGGCGATCCGAGCAAACCGCTTTCCACAAATTCGCGCAGCCCTTTGCTGGAATGAAGACATTGCTCGTCTTTCACGTGAACATAATAATGCAAACATCATTGCATTAAGTGAACGCTTTATTTCACCAGATCTTGCCGTGAAGATGATTAAGATCTTTTTAAGCACCAAGTTCCAAGGCGGACGTCACCAGACCCGCGTGGATAAATTGGCTACCGACACTGGTTGTTGA